The following is a genomic window from Microtus pennsylvanicus isolate mMicPen1 chromosome 3, mMicPen1.hap1, whole genome shotgun sequence.
acccccctcgtgtgtgtgtgtgtgtgtgtgtgtgtgtgtgtgtgcacgtgtgcgtgtgcatgtgtatgtgtgctttgtgtgACCTCAGCCTCTCTCCCATGCTACTAGGGCCCAAGCTCAATCCTTGATTTCTTTCAGGAAATCAAGCCTTCCTCCTCTGAGATGCAGCCTCCAGGAGCCAGACAGCCCTCCATCCTTTAACCTCTCCCTATTCAGTTCTCCCTGGGCTCCTCTGTCAACCTGAGCATCAGCCTGCCCACCCCCAGCTTCTGCTATCTTCTCAGATCATCTGGCAACTTCTGCCACCATCGAATGTTCTGAGCTGCAAATGTCCCTCTCTGCTGCACAGAAGTCTTGGAATCTACCTCTAATGCCCAGAGTCTTCCCTGCGTTGCAGGGATCATGAGCCTGTGGCTAGCTCAGATCCAGAAACAGTTTGGCTTTATAGCTCAATTTCTAGATGCATATTTGTTCCCGTTAATCCTGCCCCACCTGAAGTCACAATCCATTCAACTACGGCATCAGCTTTTAAACTGTTCTTCCAGCTCTCCAGCTTCTCTACTCTCCTTCCAGTGGCTAGGGTAGCCTTtaaaaaaggggtggggggtctttgtagcccaggctgacctcaaactcagtattagtcaggattctctagagtcacagaatttATGGAATACCtgacccctcctctctctctccacatttaTATATAACGGGGATTTATTGGATGatttacaggctgcagtccaactAACCCAACAATGGCTAGCTGTGAATGGCAAATTCAAGAATCTAGTAGTTTCTCAGTCACACAAGGCTCAGCTAGTCTTCTTGAAGTAGGCTCCAATGTCAGAGAAGGAATGGATTTGCTAGCAAAGTGGGGGGAGGCTGACAAAGAgccaaagcttccttcttccaagtcCTTCTACAGACTCCCAGCAGGAAGTgtggctggtattaaaggtatgtctTCCTGCCTCACGACCCGGATCAAAGCTGAGTTTTCCTACCTTAAAGGTCTGGGCTGGGAATGGACTTACCCActtcaaaccaagcaaaacaaatttctcacaggtgtgccctccatttctggattgcagttcattccagatgtagttaagttgacaaccaagaacagccatcactgTAGGGTAAtagggccagccaaagaaacccaccctggctcTGAAAACAGAGCCAttgaaagaaacccaccctggttCTAACAcctgagccagtgaaagaaacccaccctggttCTAACAcctgagccagtgaaagaaacccaccctggttCTGAAACCAGAGCCATTGATAGAAACCCACCCTGGTTCTGACACccgagccagtgaaagaaatgctttagtcccaaacccagaaccaaagaaatacaCCCTGGCCATGAAACCAGTGCCTAAGAAACATACTTTGTCCCTacaatcagagccagtgaaagaaatatgccctggccccAAAACTAGAGACAAAAGTTTAAAAAGGCCAGTGGAGGGGGGAAGGACACAGCATGGCTCTGAGaccagccatctctgcccctgatcttttaaactaaccaatccctaagcagggaaaactaaccaatccctgttCTCCTTGGGAAAACTCCACCCCAAAGAAGACCTATAACTGTTCAGTTTggagctggttttttttttgtttgtttgtttgtttggttggttggttggttggttggttggtttttcaagactggtttctctgagcctgtcctggaactagctcttgtagaccaggctggtctcgaactcatagagatccacctgactctgcctcctgagtgctgggattaaaggcgtgcgccaccaccaccaccaccaccaccaccacctggctcccaataaatctcttgaacgAGGTTTGGGTGAAGACCTTCTTTCACTGGAGCAGAGACTTTGTGAAGTAGGATTGTGTTGTTACAGCTCTGCTGGGGAAGTCAGCCGCATAGCAGAGCATTAAAGGACAGTAACAATTTGGCTGGGGAAACCTTCCCCTAGCAGAGCAGAGTTGTAACAACGTCTCTGGGGAAGCCTCCTCCAGGAGCAGAGCTGTCACTTAGGGAAACCTTCCCTAGAGCAGGAGGATGCAAGCTGCTAAGGATCCCTTTCTTTCTGAGCTGTGACACTTCCAACAGTAatagccaagaatgactttgaatttcttggtttttgttgttgttgttgttgtttttgagacaggatttctcttgtagctctgactgtcctgaaactggctctgaagaccaggctggcctagaactcaagagatcaacctgtctctgcctcctgaatgtttaaagaagtgagccaccaccgcccagctcgaccttgaatttcttttcttttttctggttttactttttcgaaacagggtttctctgcataacagtcctggctgtcctgtcctggaactcgctttgtagaccaggttggcctcgaactgagattcacctacctctgcctcccaaacgctgggattaaagggatacgcgctaccactgcctggctggaccttgacttattttattttttgaagacagggtctctctgtaactttggagcctgtcctggaactagctcttgtagaccaggctggcctcgaactcgcctgactctgcctcccgagtggtggaattaaaggcgtgggccaccaccccACCGTCTGGCCTTGGACCTTAAATTTATAGACAccctatctctacctcccccTGCTGGAATTGGCTAGGATTGGGGTATTTTGCGTTTTGCATTAGCACGTATTAATCATACACAATGGGTCTCCCTATGCcaccttcatgtatgtatataatgtactttgGCCATATTTACCCCTCCCCACTTCTCGTGTCCCTCACTCCTGCTGATCACCTTCCTCCTTCCAACCAGTCTCCTCTAGGGCTAGAATATTTGAGCACGGAGGTTGGGAAAACCCAGGGGCGCTTTGGGGGCGGGGGGAAGGAACTGTGACTGGGGAGAAGACAAGCGAGAGTAGCCCAGGAAGACGGAGGCCACGGGCGAGGACATTAACCAGGGATACACTGCTGGACACAACGGCTCGTGGCCAAACACCGCCCCTCCAGGGACCTTGCTGGGCGGGCGCATGCGCAGTAACAGACGTCACTGTGCGCCGTGACCGGCGGTTGAAGGAAGCGATTGCTGAGTAGGAGGGAAACCAAAGCGGTATATTTCCGCTTCCGTCGGGGACCGGAAGTTAGCGTCTCCCGGGTGAAGCGGCTTTGGCTGCGAGGCAGGCTTGGTACAGGTAGGTGCGGGGTCTCGCGCGCGGGCGTTGTGCCCGGCGGGACCGGGCGCTGTAGTCTGGATCACCCGCAGGGCGTGGAGCCGAGGCCGGGGCATGGCTTTGAGAACGGCTGTGTGGGGAGCCTGACCACCGGACCCCCGCAGCTGGGCGAGCAGGCGGCGTCACCAAAGCCTGGGTGAGGCCGATGGCATCGTTCCTCCGCCGcgaccccttccctcctccccggTCGCCTCGAGACATCACGGCTCGTTCTCAGGCTGCAGTTTGCCTATGGGATCCTGGGGCCACACAGACTCAGGAAACTCACTGATTGTTCAACAAGTGGTTACTAAGTGCTTGAGGTATAACCAAGCACGGTGGATGCTGGCCGGGGTTTGGACAGTGGCCAAGTGAAGTTCTTCCTCGGAGGTGGATGAGCAGGGTTGTAGACGCTGGAGTTGAAGGTGATCTGGAATTAGTTTGTTTTGCGTGTTATACGTGAGTATacagacagcttgcaggagtctgttctcatTTCACCGTGAGGGTTCGGGAAAATGAGCCCAGGCAGTCAAGTCAGGCTTGGCAAccagcatctttacctgctgagccatcttgcttgccCTGTTTTGAAAGTTTTGGAAATCTTTCTGTATGGGtataatgtgtctgtgtgtagaggTTAGTGGAGAACTTGCGAAGTacacttctctctttccaccttgatgtgggttctggggaccaaattcagcttgtcagacttggcagcagtaCCTGTACCTGCTGAGACAGGATAGACCAAGGTGGCCTGACATAGCCTGAGGAAAGTCTGTGATTCCTTGTAGGCGATTGCCAGGCCCAGAtttgggaagggaaagagacaCAGCTGCATAGACAGCGAAAGCGCGGGCTCGGGACCAGACCGCACTTCAGCAGTCCTCGGTCTCCTGGGATCCTGCCTATAATCTTCTCTTGAGTATCTCATGCTTTCCCGCTGTTGCTCCCAGAGCTTCAGCCATTCTTTGTGAAATAAAGCAATGAGAAAACCCTTCATGTGCCCCAGACACTTTGCAGATACATCTCTCTGCGTGGCTTTCTTGTATCAAAGCTGCCTTTGGTCTTCCAGGCTTCATCCTAAATGACTCTGTTGTAGAGAAGTCATGTCGTGTAATGGGGCTCACATGGGAGGTTttttggaagaggagagaaaagtgggCAGAGACTGGTCCCTGAGGACAAGAGTggagaaaaagcaagggagagacggggagagagaagagaaagagggaaagactGGAGGTGGGCAGGCCCATTTTTAAAAGGGAAGATAGCAACTGtacacaggaggtgctcttagctgcagctgaggacgtatcctgtcaggaccctaagAGCAGGCCAATACAGATGCCTAAATACTAACACACCCTTCACGCAAAgtagccctgtctcagaaactttGATTTAATACTCAGAGCAGTATTTAAGGTTCACCCaaacatgaattttctttttaagagccTGTCATCTGTAACTATTTATTAATACAGATCTTTGAATATTTGGTTTTATGTATTTGGGTGCTCTCCTTGCATGTATGGCTgcccaccacatgcatgcagtgtcctaggaagccagagaagggcattagatcccctggacctggagttacaggcggttgtgaaccaccatgtaggtgctgggaattgaacctgggtcggCCCCATTGTTTTGGATTTGTGAGAGTCTGGCCTCTGACTTATGacatcatcctgcctcagcctaccaagtgctggggttgcgTGCTAAACAAACATGCCTGGTTTGGTCATGTTCTGTTTTGGTCTGCTgtcctgtgtagctcaggctggctgaaaatgtggcaatcctcctgcttctgcatctTTGCTAGGATTCCTCTGGGAGCCCCCACTAACTGAAACTTGAGAAGCAATAGGTTGGGCGTGACAacccctagagcagtggttctcaaccttcctagtgctgcgagCCTTTgttacagttcctcgtgttgtggtgacccctaattattattattatttcattgctacttcatgactataaTTTTTGCTACTATTAAAGAatcgtaatgtaaacatctgatatgcaaccgTAAGGCCCATAGGTTGGGAACTACTAGAGTCTTCTACTTGCTAGACTACCAGCTGAATTCACCCAGTTTTTctgtcaccaggcagtggtggtacatatctttaatcccagaactaaggaggcagagccaggctgaTGGCAGATTTCTTAGTTCcaagtcagcttggtctacagagcgagttctagggttctacacagaggaaccctgctccaaaaacaaacaaacaaaaattaatgtatatttttaaattttattatcttgtaaatgtggatgttttgcctgaacATATATCTATGtacctccttttttttcctctttttttggggaggggaaggtggTAACTTTGAACGTATTTTGTTGCTCAAGATAGCCTTTACCTTTCAGTACTtggaagtgctggggttacagtgtAGGGTGGCTACCacaccaagaccctgtctccaacttGCTATGAATCTCTGTCCTGCCTGAACCTCTTAGGTTCTGGAATTTCAGGCGTGTGTCAACATGCTGGCCTTTTtcttgcctctttcttcctatctttctttttcttttttaaaataagagtatTGTgtaatggcacatacctttaatctcaggcagatgcaggcagatctctggatttgaggcaagcctggtctacatagagaatctacctgggttacatagtgagctccagaccaacCCGGGCTACAGTGAGACTGTTGTGGGGACACACAGTGAGTGGTAGACAGATGAATATAATTGCCCTCTCCATACCCCAGCAGGCTGCTGTCTCCCCGGCTCGGGGTCTGGCCTAGAAACAGTGGGTGGTCtaggtgtgctgtgtgtggtgccACAGGGGTCAGACTACAGAGCAGACTACAGACTGCATTCCCAGGCAGGTCAGTGGTGCTGCCGCCACCTCCCTGTCCACCTGCCAACAGGCCGTCTGCCCCTGTCCCTCACTGAGACCATGGTTTCTCCACCCACCTCTTCCATGTCTTAGACTTTGGGGTGACTATGGTCATAACTGATGACATCAACTGAAGGCAGGAAGGGTTTGTTTAGACTCCACAGCAGGTGTGTCAGACTGCAAGAAGCTGCTTTTGTGTGTccaaagtcaggaagcagagggcagtgGATGCTCAGCTGggcctctcgtgtgtgtgtgtgtgtgtgtgtgtgtgtgtgtgtgtgtgtgtgtgtttctttgtttgtttgttttcctgtctatAACCCTAAGCCAAGAAATGGTAGTGCCTTTCTTTAGGGTGGGTTTTTCCATGTTCATTAGCCTAAGCAAGATAACACGGCAGTGTCGGGGAAACCAGGCATGGCTGCTCATGCCTGAagtccaagcacttgggaggatcaggagttcaaagtcatcctctgatATTTGGGGGTGGAGACCGTGTTTggatttgtttggggttttttttttttgttatatttttggtGAGGGGGGGAGATTGAGAGAAAGTCTCTCAATGTAGCCCTAActtccctagaactcactctgtagaccatgatggcctcaaactcacaaagacccatgcctgcttctgcctcctgagtgctggaattaaaagtgtgtgccaccactgccatgctttgggggggggggggctttcctCCCATCCTTTTGTGTCCCCATCACAGCTTTGGACACCACCCTAGACTGTCATTTCTCCCATCCCTTAAAAAAATGCTGCTTGAGACTTTATATTTGGGGTAAGGGGAGGCGCATGTCCTGCAtcgtgcatatggaggtcagaggacaagttttggGGAGTCTTGTTCTGTCCTGCACTATGTGGTCCAGACTGACTAGTCCCAGAcagttctgtttctgtctctgcccccatgTCAGAGCCAGGGCTGCAGCTATGAGGACACCGGGCCTGGCTGGCCTGTTGTATAGGTTTCTGGAATTGGACTAGGGTCATCAGCTTGGCATGGTTGGCACTAAGCCCCACAAAGCCATCCTCTTGCCCTTGACTTCAATTTAGTCACTCTTTGGACGTAACTCCTCTGTCCCTTAGCAGAATGCAGTCAATATGTTGAGtgccctccctctgtccctgtgTTTTCTTCAGCCAGCTGTCCACCCCTACCTTCCCCTGAGcacagaaatctttttttaaaattgattttaattgagttctacatttttctctactcccctctcctcctttcccctccccttcaactcaaccctctcccatggccactatactcccaatttactcagatcttgtctttttctacttctcatgtagatttgatccatgtatgtctctcttagggtcctcattgttatcaaggttctctgggattgtgaattttagtctggtttcctttgctttatgtctaaaagccatttatgagtgagtacatatgataattgtctttctgtgtctgggttacctcactcaaaataatgttttctagctccatctattttcctgcaaaattcaagatgtcatttttttctgctgtgtagtactccattgtgtaaatgtaccacatttttctaatccgttctttgatcgaggggcatttaggttgtttccaggttctagctatgacaaacaaagatgCTATGATATGAACgaagttgagcacatgtcctagtggtacgattgagcatcctttggatatatacccaaagtggtattactgggtcctgaagaagcttgtttcctaattttctgagaaattgccatgctgacatccaaaggggctgcaccagcttgcattcccaccagcaatgcagaagtgttccttttccccacatcctctccagcataagttgtcatcagtgtttttgatcttggccattcttacaggtgtaagatggaatttcagagttgttttgatttgcatttctttgatgactaaagatgttgaacattttcttaagtgtcttttcagccattttaggttcctctgttgagaattctctgtttaggtctgtactccattttttaaattggattatttgttcttttcatcaccaatttcttgagttctttgtatgttttggagatcagacctctgtctgatatggggttggtgaagattttttcccattctgtaggctgttgttttgtcttgttgaccatgtcctttgctttacagaacttttcagtttcagaaagacccatttattaattggttattggggttatatttaggaagtggtctcctggaGCACAGAAATCTTAAGTGACCTACCTAGAGTTACACGGTAAGTTGAAAACCAAGGTTAAAAGCTGTTCTCGGCCATACTGCACAGAGTGTACACAGGGACTGTTGTGCCTAAGGTCAGGAGCCTGGGTTTCTCAGGTGGAAGCCTGGGTGTCATAGTGTACATCTTCCTTTCTCCATGGGCCACTGCTGGTGGCTTCCAGCCTGCTTCCAGAGGACGGAGGTAGAGAGTGAGCAGCTTCCTCCAGCTTCTGACCCCTGTCCTCTGCCCCACAGGTTTCATCCCCCTGCAGCTATGGGACGAAGGAAGTCTAAAAGGAAGCCACCCCCCAAGAAGAAGATGACAGGCACCCTGGAGACCCAGTTCACTTGCCCCTTCTGCAACCATGAGAAGTCTTgtgatgtgaaaatgtaagtGGGTGGTTAAGATGGGCCAACCTACCACTGTGGGCATCCTTCCTGCTGGCTGGGTCGCCCCCAGAGGTCCAGGGCCTTTCTCATGCATCCTTCCACCTTGTCCTTTGCAGGGACCGTGCCCGCAACACTGGCGTTATCTCCTGCACCGTGTGCCTAGAGGAGTTCCAGACACCCATTACGTGTATCCTTATAAAGTCAGCTGATGTCTGGGAAATCAGAGAAGGGGGTGGGAGTCGTGGCTACCCTGACCTGCTCAAGGGCTGGTGACCAAAGACAAGGAACTGTCAGTCACTCCTGCTCTGGCCCTGTGGCCAGGGGTGGAGCCGCTGCCACCTAGGAGAATGGACATTGTCTGCTGAGGTAACACTAAGTGACAAGGCACAGGGCAGGGGTCCGACTGGCTCTGTCATAGCAGAAATGTGCAGGAGGGGGCTTCACTGCCACAAATCGTCCTTGACCTGTGTTTCAGATCTGTCAGAACCAGTGGATGTGTACAGCGATTGGATAGACGCCTGCGAGGCAGCCAATCAGTAGCAGGAACAAGGACCTGCCCCTCAACAGTCCCCGACTTGGGTGCCAATCCAGAGACATTCCAGGGTGTGGGTCCAGAGCTGTGACAGTCCTCCCTCTGTGTATGGAGTAGACGTGTGTGTGGCTGTAACAGTGGCCCTGGCTGCTTGTAGCTGGCGTGGAGGTGAGGGGTTGCTGGGTCTCACCATgctgcccagggtggcctcaaacttcagAACCTTATGTCTCAAATGGCTCTGAAAGCCTTTGAGTTGCACCCTTCTTCAGCTCCCGGCCCTGCCCCAAGCTTTATGTTCCTGGCTCCTCTGGTGACAGTTTCTCGACATCCCAGGCAAGGAATAGCTGTGGGACCTCCAGTCTCCTAAGCCACCTCACCAGCACCTTGCCCTCGGGGAACTAACTGGACTTCCTGTCCTTCCCACCTCCTTGTGCTTGTGACCTGGGATTCAAGGCTGCTGACCAACCAGATCCCTTGGCCGGGCTTTGCCGGGTGCCCATTTTCCTCTTCGATTGCTTTTGTAGAAAAGGTAGGGGCTGGTTCAGTGACAGCTGTCACTCACAAACCTGACAATAAAGCAGCCAGTGCAGATACCCTGACTATCTGTGCTTTCTTGGGTTACAAGGTCCCAGTGCTGGAAGGGGAGGTGGGATTTGGGGCTAAGGCTTTCAGAAGAGACGTTGGTGATCCTATGACTATGATGTATGGTTTGGTCAGCTTTTCAAactatttttctattgtttttttttttttgtgagggcAAGGTTAGTAAGATTGGGGGTGGAgtaccaggctgaccttgaacttgctatgaaTCTGAGAgcagccttgaatttctgatccctctgcctttgtgtcccaagtgctggcattgcagGTGGGCACTACCACACTTAGTTCATTTGGTACTGAGAATcagacccagggctttgtgcgtgTTAGACAGAtgctctgccaactgagttaTATTCTCAGTTCTTGGTAGacatggtttggtttggtttgatttttttggtaGGGGAAGGGGATTGACATAGGATTTTACTGTGTGGACCTCATgctcagaaatctgcttgcctctgccccaAATGCTAGGATGAAAGATGCGTGCTGCCCCACCCAACCAGTGGTAGTGTTTGAGACaaactgtgtagcccaggatggtctcaGATTCATCCTTCTGCCCCAGCTAATTTCAGAGCTAGAACACCACTTAAAACATAGTTGGCTCTGcggtagtggcacaggcctttaatcccagcactccggaggcagaggcaggaggatctctatgagttcgaggccagcctggtctaaagagtgagttccaggacaccagggatacacaaagaaaccctctatcagaaaacaaacaaataataataataattgcatAATTGGGTGATTCTGGGTGCACAGTACATAGGCGGACCAAACAGACATCCTGCTTGGTGTTCACAGCAGTCAGAGTAAAATCTGTAGAGATGGCTGGGTTTTTTCTGCCGTAGTTCAGGCAGTAAAGTCCTTGCTATGCAAACAAGAGGACCTtggcttgatccccagaacctagtGCCGAAGAGGTAGACGCtagcagatccctggggcttgccaCCAGACAGCCTAGCCTAATTGGCTacttccaggccagtgagaaaccctgtctcaaaaagcatgATTGGGCTGGGCACAATAGTGCACActcaaagatttgttttttattccaGCTTCATGTGGGTGGTTGTGTCTGCCTGTTGGTTTGTATGTGGGAATAAGggcctggagaggcagaggcattgGCTCTCTTGGAGCTGAGAATTAGGATTCTGAGTCACCTGCTGTGGTGCTAAgaccagaactcaggtcctctgcaaaacagcaagtgctcttaaccactgagccatctctggcactcagaagggagaggcaggaagatctgagttctgggccagccaagactacatagtgagacccggtctcaaaaagccaaaccaaacaaaagaagttAAATGTCTCAGCTTACACTCCTGATGCCCTAAGTCAGTCCCTAGGGTCCTCATGATGGGGGGAAAGCTGActcctgaagttgtcctctgacctccacgtgtgcccTATAGCACACAAActcccacaccccacacatatatgtatttattttaaataaaataaatttaaaaatttattttaaatacaaaattggGCTAACTAGCTGTCTCAGCTGGCAAAGGGTTTGCTGTGTAAGGCTGACAATTTAAGTTGTCATGCCCCCTCCCATGGTGGGAAGAAAGTGCCAACCCTCTAGTGTCTTCTGGCTACCACGCCTGCTCTGTGGCACccacacactaaatacacactTAAATTTTttacacactttttaaaaagatcttatgtgtataagtattttgcctggtgtctgtgtaccacatagtTGCAGTGTTGAGGTCCAAGGGTATTGGAGCCActagaactggagtaacagatagTCGCGAGCTGCCATGCGGATGCTGGGACCACACCCAGACCTCCTGAatagcagtgagtgctcttaactgctgagcccatgCCCCAGGCCTGAGTTCCCAGTCCTTACCTATTGTATATGCCTGCACGAACACACATCAGTGTGTCCCTGGATGTGAGAAAAGGAGGTGGAGTGACAGTCATAAACTGTATAACATGGGTACAGGGATCTgggccctctagaagagcagaaagtgctctcaaccacggagcatttttattttccagCCCAAACTCAAGATAGAAAGGGCGGACAGCAAGTGGGGAGCACCACCTGAGGCCGGCGCTGGGCACCTCTGCACACTCCTGTACTCATAAGTTCAGAACTTGTAGACAGTCGACCCAAAGGGTGGTACCTACACTGGCTGTGAAGCAGGTGACAGCACAGCTCCAGATTCAGAGACAAACAGACCTGAGAGGGGAGGCTGATtcctggtgcgggagaattgtttgtattctgtcaatcatgttttaaataaatgctgattggccaggcaggaaatataggtgggaaaaccagacaggaagtagaaatgatgcaatgacaacaggagaattctgggaaggaggaaactgattcctcccactcctgtccatatcactgaagcagcaggatgtgatctgccccactgaaaagtactgagccacatggctaaaatagatcagaaaaatggattaatcaagatgtgagagttagccagtgagaggctagagctaatgggccaatcagcttataatttatggagacctatgtgtgattttcttgggctaaacagttgtgggggacctggtgggaggacagaaacccaaatAAGCGCCCCCCCCATGTTACAGATTGGCGCCCAGAtttggataactgcatccacagaaagcctgagaaagcttggaaaagactAGAGTAAAACATTTCGGTTTTCatccatagcagaaaaaaaaaaaaactgagctgttttaaaatgccggctttctgggccgtcctgccagggaaaactctagATTTTCAAGCAAGCGGTCAGGAATATGGAGCTATGGATACAtcgttgcagcttgcttcctggcaagaaaACGCCATAGGAGCTTTTGACTGTTTATGGACACACTTTGCAGCTTCTCCGtattccttagcaaattaaagacccatgtggccagaaaaagagagatatacagtaaagagagattcaaagaggaagaaacctctaaatggtttacagtgtgttaaaaatatatacggGCCAAAGGTTAAAGTTTTCAAagtttaaagagagagagagagaaagagagagagagagagagagagagagagagagagagagagagagagagagaagcctgggaggcagagacagacggatctctatgagctcaaggatagcctggtttacagaggaaattccaggacaaagatatatagagaacctgtctcaaaaagacaaaagttaaaagtaaaaataaaagaaatagaggttaaaataaagccatgtaaagatggaaaat
Proteins encoded in this region:
- the Elof1 gene encoding transcription elongation factor 1 homolog, encoding MGRRKSKRKPPPKKKMTGTLETQFTCPFCNHEKSCDVKMDRARNTGVISCTVCLEEFQTPITYLSEPVDVYSDWIDACEAANQ